One window of Sphingomonas sp. KC8 genomic DNA carries:
- a CDS encoding DUF736 domain-containing protein yields MAQIGSFTRGDGGVYNGEIRTLTLRVKASIRPVDREHDKAPDHRVIAGGVEFGAGWTKAARDTGAEYLSLKLDDPSFPAPIYATLTQGDNGEHKLIWSR; encoded by the coding sequence ATGGCACAGATTGGCAGCTTCACCCGCGGCGACGGCGGCGTCTACAATGGCGAAATCCGGACCCTCACCCTTCGCGTCAAGGCCAGCATCCGGCCCGTCGATCGCGAGCACGACAAGGCACCGGATCATCGAGTGATCGCCGGCGGTGTCGAGTTCGGCGCGGGCTGGACCAAGGCGGCGCGCGACACCGGCGCCGAATATCTGAGCCTCAAGCTCGACGATCCGTCCTTCCCGGCGCCCATCTACGCAACCCTGACGCAGGGCGACAACGGCGAGCACAAGCTCATCTGGTCGCGCTGA
- a CDS encoding ArdC family protein, whose translation MPRLSNRSARRLVSEEQQEPRANLYDEVTARIVSELEAERFPWVQPWGKAGGTGPGLPRNALSGRTYSGVNILILWGAVIEHGWPSQSWLTFRQAQEAGGCVRKGEHGVTVVYADRFTPEAEKERAQREGDEARAVPFLKRFTVFNVAQCEGLRAGLASDPVPLPEREIVPVAEEVIAASGVDFRIGGDRAFYAPDPDFVQVPPQPAFFDQINYYRTCLHELTHATGHAKRLGRDLRNAFGSKDYAREELVAEMGSAFLCAALGIVPTVRHADYIGSWLEVLREDNRAIFRAASAATKAADWLLARYAQAQEGRIAA comes from the coding sequence GTGCCCAGACTATCGAACCGCAGTGCCCGCCGCTTGGTGAGCGAGGAGCAGCAGGAACCCCGCGCGAACCTCTATGACGAGGTGACCGCGCGCATCGTCAGCGAGCTTGAGGCGGAGCGCTTCCCGTGGGTCCAGCCTTGGGGAAAGGCCGGCGGCACCGGCCCCGGCCTGCCGCGCAACGCGCTCTCCGGCCGGACCTATTCGGGCGTCAATATCCTGATCCTGTGGGGCGCGGTCATCGAGCACGGCTGGCCGTCGCAATCGTGGCTGACCTTCCGGCAGGCGCAGGAGGCGGGCGGTTGCGTCCGCAAGGGCGAGCACGGCGTGACCGTCGTCTATGCCGACCGCTTCACCCCCGAGGCCGAGAAGGAACGCGCCCAGCGCGAGGGCGACGAGGCCCGCGCCGTGCCGTTCCTCAAGCGCTTTACCGTCTTCAATGTCGCGCAGTGCGAGGGGCTGCGCGCCGGGCTGGCGTCCGATCCCGTGCCGCTCCCCGAACGCGAGATCGTGCCTGTCGCCGAGGAGGTGATTGCCGCCTCTGGCGTTGATTTTCGCATCGGTGGGGATCGCGCCTTCTACGCGCCGGACCCCGATTTCGTGCAGGTGCCGCCGCAGCCTGCCTTCTTCGATCAGATCAACTATTACCGGACGTGCTTGCACGAACTGACCCACGCGACCGGCCATGCGAAGCGGCTCGGGCGCGACCTGCGCAACGCCTTCGGCAGCAAGGATTATGCGCGCGAGGAACTGGTCGCCGAGATGGGATCAGCCTTCCTCTGTGCCGCGCTTGGCATCGTCCCGACCGTGCGCCACGCCGACTATATCGGCTCGTGGCTGGAGGTGCTGCGCGAGGACAATCGCGCCATCTTCCGCGCCGCCAGCGCCGCGACCAAGGCCGCCGACTGGCTGCTCGCCCGCTATGCGCAAGCGCAGGAAGGGAGGATCGCGGCATGA
- a CDS encoding tyrosine-type recombinase/integrase has protein sequence MLIQHVERYVDYRHKLGVGFGEGEHTLTLFARYADDRGDSHVTIDRIHEWCSQSCTPQRARTKYNLLRRFSMFLRAEDPGHAAPPTGAFGCRRRPRPSPHLLHPEQIAAIMSAALSLPNSTIKPYTYHCLFGLLAVTGMRVSEALGLRRSDLTHDGLLVRRSKGGGSRLLPIHPTTREAVEAYLNRRNRAFSVSDDLFIVSTGRAPDRSTVRKVFVDLARQLGIRGPIGTPGPRLHDLRHSFAVRSLEACVHDYDAVRRHMTALRDYLGHSSILHTYWYLEATPVLMRTIATANEHRFVGGGR, from the coding sequence ATGCTGATCCAACACGTCGAGCGCTATGTCGACTATCGCCACAAGCTGGGTGTCGGGTTTGGTGAAGGCGAACATACGCTCACATTGTTCGCGCGCTATGCCGATGACCGCGGCGACAGCCATGTCACCATCGATCGGATTCACGAGTGGTGCAGCCAGTCGTGCACGCCCCAACGCGCTCGCACCAAGTACAACTTGCTGCGCCGGTTCTCCATGTTTCTGCGGGCGGAAGATCCCGGTCACGCTGCGCCGCCGACCGGTGCGTTCGGATGCCGCCGACGCCCAAGACCGTCACCCCATCTCCTTCACCCTGAGCAGATTGCGGCGATTATGTCGGCCGCACTGTCCCTGCCGAACAGCACGATCAAGCCGTACACTTATCACTGTCTGTTCGGTCTGCTGGCCGTAACAGGCATGCGCGTTTCGGAGGCGCTCGGCTTACGGCGGTCCGACCTCACCCACGATGGATTGCTCGTTCGCCGAAGCAAGGGCGGTGGGAGCCGGCTGCTGCCGATCCACCCTACAACGCGGGAGGCGGTTGAGGCGTATCTCAACCGGCGCAACCGTGCCTTCTCCGTCAGCGATGATCTTTTCATCGTCAGCACGGGCCGCGCACCGGATAGGTCGACCGTCCGCAAGGTGTTCGTTGATCTGGCCCGGCAGCTTGGCATTCGTGGTCCGATCGGCACGCCAGGTCCGCGGTTGCACGATCTTCGGCACAGTTTCGCCGTCCGTTCGCTCGAGGCTTGTGTTCACGATTACGACGCGGTGCGCCGCCATATGACAGCGCTTCGCGACTATCTGGGGCATAGCAGCATCTTACACACCTATTGGTATCTCGAGGCCACACCGGTATTGATGCGCACCATCGCTACGGCGAACGAGCATCGGTTCGTGGGAGGTGGCCGATGA
- a CDS encoding DUF2958 domain-containing protein, translated as MILLTPDLRFALRANAINHRAAQRDNKPEPDPVPVLKLFNPVGAATWLATELDEDNDTLFGLADLGFGCPELGYFSLSEIASVRLPFGLGIERDIGFETPLPLSVWADAARRTGSILSAQQEFRSAGATQLPPPSPDEAG; from the coding sequence ATGATCCTCCTCACCCCTGATCTTCGCTTCGCGCTGCGCGCCAACGCGATCAATCACCGCGCCGCCCAGCGCGACAACAAGCCCGAACCCGATCCGGTGCCGGTGCTCAAACTGTTCAATCCGGTGGGCGCGGCGACATGGCTGGCGACCGAACTCGACGAGGACAACGACACTTTGTTCGGCCTTGCCGACCTCGGCTTCGGCTGCCCCGAACTTGGCTATTTCAGCCTGTCCGAGATCGCTTCCGTACGCCTGCCATTCGGGCTTGGGATCGAGCGTGACATAGGTTTCGAGACGCCACTCCCGCTGTCGGTTTGGGCCGATGCCGCCCGCCGAACCGGATCGATCCTGTCAGCCCAACAGGAGTTCCGCAGCGCCGGAGCCACCCAGCTTCCGCCCCCAAGTCCTGACGAGGCCGGATGA
- the rlxS gene encoding relaxase/mobilization nuclease RlxS (I built this because a sul1 chimera in AMR looks like the C-terminus.): MDDDDFTPKLGRTRGKDGKKVLRYGSRIVVAARLAGAKTGVVGRRFDGSRIGRGASIGRLLSSRDRFAGLRSRRAIVKTRLVRLGAKGLPGARAHLRYIQRDGVTREGAPGELYGRNADQADGKAFLERCDGDRHQFRFIVSAEDGAEYADLKPYVRRLMTQAEHDLGTKLDWVAVDHFNTDQPHTHIMLRGVDDRGENLIIAREYIAHGFRERAAELATVDLGPRTDREIENRLRHDVEQERLTTIDRRLIRRMDDERTVTAASNDPFQQSVAAGRLRRLGTMGLAEDLGHGRWRLADGIEDTLRQMGERGDIIRTMQRELTARKLDRAGVDRRIHDTPSEGIVGRVIHRGFSDEHRDRHYLIVDGIDGRAHYLDIGRGDLSDPTPEGSIVRIAPRSAGVRDVDRTVAEVAKANGGRYSIDAHLRHDASATQSFAEAHIRRLEAMRRAGMKVERMADGSWTIADDHLGQATAYETRGLRDRPVEIETVSVLPITRLETADAATWLDRQIGAETPLPMRDVGFGRDVRSALDARRQWLIEQELADVDGGKVRLRANAIMLLQRRELLGAGARLADELGKPFAEVQAGSPIEGRLTRRVDLSSGRFALVEQSREFTLVPWRPALEKRIGNQVSGLMRSDGVSWRFGRSRTGPEIS; this comes from the coding sequence ATGGATGACGACGACTTCACCCCGAAGCTCGGTCGCACCAGGGGCAAGGACGGCAAGAAGGTCCTGCGCTACGGCAGCCGCATCGTCGTCGCGGCGCGTCTCGCCGGGGCAAAGACCGGCGTGGTCGGCCGCCGGTTCGACGGCAGCCGGATCGGCCGCGGCGCCAGCATCGGGCGGCTACTGTCCAGCCGCGACCGGTTCGCCGGTCTCAGGAGCCGCCGCGCGATCGTGAAGACCCGGCTCGTCAGGCTGGGCGCCAAGGGGCTCCCCGGCGCCCGCGCACACCTGCGCTACATCCAGCGCGATGGCGTGACGCGCGAGGGCGCGCCGGGCGAGCTCTACGGCCGGAATGCCGATCAGGCCGACGGCAAGGCCTTCCTCGAACGCTGCGACGGCGATCGCCATCAGTTCCGCTTCATCGTGTCGGCCGAGGACGGTGCCGAATATGCCGATCTCAAACCCTATGTCCGTCGCCTGATGACCCAGGCCGAGCACGATCTCGGCACGAAGCTCGACTGGGTCGCCGTCGACCATTTCAATACCGACCAGCCGCACACCCACATCATGCTGCGCGGCGTCGATGATCGCGGTGAGAACCTGATCATCGCGCGCGAGTACATCGCCCACGGCTTTCGCGAACGCGCCGCCGAACTAGCGACAGTCGATCTCGGGCCGCGCACCGACCGCGAAATCGAGAACCGGCTGCGGCACGATGTCGAGCAAGAGCGGCTGACCACGATCGACCGCCGTCTGATCCGCCGCATGGACGACGAGCGGACCGTGACCGCGGCGAGCAACGACCCGTTCCAGCAGTCGGTCGCGGCCGGCCGGCTGCGCAGGCTCGGCACGATGGGCCTGGCGGAGGATCTGGGGCATGGACGCTGGCGCCTCGCCGACGGCATCGAGGACACGCTCCGGCAAATGGGCGAGCGCGGCGACATCATCCGCACGATGCAGCGCGAACTGACGGCGCGGAAGCTCGATCGCGCCGGTGTCGATCGCCGCATCCACGACACGCCGAGCGAGGGGATCGTCGGGCGGGTCATCCATCGCGGCTTCTCGGACGAGCATCGCGACCGCCACTATCTGATCGTCGACGGGATCGATGGCCGGGCTCATTATCTCGACATCGGGCGCGGCGACCTGAGCGATCCGACACCCGAAGGTTCGATAGTCAGGATCGCGCCGCGTAGTGCCGGTGTGCGGGATGTCGATCGAACGGTCGCCGAGGTCGCAAAGGCCAATGGCGGACGATACTCGATCGATGCGCATCTCAGACATGATGCCAGCGCGACACAGAGCTTTGCCGAGGCGCACATCCGACGGCTCGAGGCGATGCGTCGAGCGGGCATGAAGGTCGAGCGAATGGCCGACGGCAGCTGGACGATTGCAGACGATCATCTTGGCCAGGCGACCGCCTACGAGACACGCGGGCTGCGCGACCGACCGGTCGAGATCGAGACGGTGTCGGTGCTGCCGATCACGCGCCTCGAAACTGCGGACGCTGCGACTTGGCTCGACCGCCAGATTGGAGCCGAGACGCCGCTGCCCATGCGCGACGTCGGGTTCGGCCGCGATGTCCGATCGGCGCTCGACGCGCGGCGGCAATGGCTGATCGAGCAAGAACTGGCGGACGTCGACGGCGGAAAGGTGCGGCTGCGCGCCAACGCAATCATGCTGCTCCAGCGCCGGGAATTGCTCGGCGCCGGCGCGCGGCTCGCGGACGAGTTGGGGAAGCCGTTCGCGGAGGTGCAGGCCGGCAGCCCGATCGAGGGTCGGCTCACCCGGCGCGTCGATCTTTCCAGCGGGCGGTTCGCGCTCGTCGAGCAGTCGCGAGAATTCACGCTCGTCCCTTGGCGGCCGGCGCTTGAAAAACGGATTGGTAATCAAGTGAGCGGGCTGATGCGATCGGACGGTGTCAGCTGGCGCTTTGGTCGAAGCCGAACTGGTCCGGAGATTTCATGA
- a CDS encoding helix-turn-helix domain-containing protein: MDTDDDIARASRAKRGSPFLNTDQAAAYLKLSSRLLKRLRRAGKGPVFRRHSRFVQYHIDDLDAWSGEQAAREIGR, translated from the coding sequence ATGGACACCGACGATGATATCGCCCGGGCCAGCCGCGCCAAGCGCGGCTCGCCCTTCCTCAACACCGACCAGGCCGCCGCCTATCTCAAGCTGTCGAGCCGGCTGCTCAAGCGCCTCCGCCGCGCCGGCAAGGGGCCGGTGTTCCGGCGTCACAGCCGCTTCGTCCAGTATCATATAGACGATCTCGACGCCTGGTCCGGCGAACAGGCTGCGCGGGAGATCGGGCGATGA
- a CDS encoding S26 family signal peptidase, translated as MKGRRDRAGDAPLLAWGDALRADKTRRARLRRRIAITCAGIAVLLASAAAPPAPRLVWNASASAPVGLYAVTPGVSAEPGDMVIARIPDRFRLLAASRHYIPINVPLVKRVVAYAGDEVCALGQEIFINGRWIAERRLADGHGRPMPMWSGCIRLHGRQLFLLMDNPASFDGRYFGATEARDIIGKARLLWRR; from the coding sequence ATGAAGGGCCGACGCGACCGCGCGGGCGACGCCCCGCTTCTCGCCTGGGGCGATGCGCTCCGCGCCGACAAGACGCGCCGCGCGCGGCTGCGCCGGCGCATCGCGATCACCTGCGCCGGCATCGCCGTCCTGCTGGCCAGCGCGGCGGCTCCGCCCGCGCCGCGCCTCGTCTGGAATGCCAGCGCGAGCGCCCCGGTCGGGCTCTATGCGGTCACGCCCGGTGTTTCGGCCGAGCCCGGCGACATGGTGATCGCGCGCATCCCTGATCGCTTCCGTCTGCTCGCTGCGTCGCGCCATTACATCCCGATCAACGTGCCGCTGGTGAAGCGGGTCGTGGCCTACGCAGGCGACGAAGTCTGCGCGCTCGGACAGGAGATCTTTATCAACGGTCGGTGGATTGCCGAGCGCCGGCTTGCCGACGGACATGGCCGGCCGATGCCGATGTGGTCGGGCTGCATCCGGCTCCATGGTCGTCAACTCTTCCTGCTCATGGACAATCCCGCCTCGTTCGACGGCCGCTATTTCGGCGCGACCGAGGCGCGCGACATCATCGGAAAGGCGCGTCTGTTGTGGCGCCGCTGA
- a CDS encoding DNA -binding domain-containing protein, which yields MLPLWSAAIDPRVLIARARPRDGSADPAEHHGFDIRLFSACVIASRECQHVRFTHRNTVVRLDVIEGTLRDGPVSLGFELQYGPRFPVQLAAAREFDALFVQECLPLPPRRLTEMLLALQAYDARTTGASLRIIAQDLLGPGDWPGDGEFRKSRARRLVAMGAALVRAGPHAILAR from the coding sequence TGCCGCTCTGGTCGGCGGCTATCGATCCGCGCGTGCTCATCGCGCGGGCCCGTCCGCGTGATGGCTCCGCTGATCCGGCGGAGCATCACGGTTTTGATATTCGCCTGTTTTCGGCATGTGTCATTGCCAGCCGGGAATGCCAACATGTTCGATTCACCCATCGGAACACAGTAGTCCGTTTGGATGTCATCGAGGGCACCCTGCGTGATGGCCCGGTGTCGCTTGGTTTCGAACTGCAATATGGCCCTCGTTTTCCCGTGCAGCTCGCCGCCGCACGGGAATTTGACGCGCTCTTCGTCCAGGAATGCCTCCCGCTCCCACCCCGCCGGCTAACCGAAATGCTGCTCGCCCTGCAGGCCTATGACGCCCGCACGACGGGTGCCAGCCTGCGCATTATCGCGCAGGATCTGCTGGGTCCGGGCGACTGGCCGGGGGACGGCGAGTTTCGCAAGTCCAGGGCCAGGCGTCTGGTGGCCATGGGCGCCGCGCTGGTGAGGGCTGGTCCGCACGCGATCCTGGCGCGATAG
- a CDS encoding tyrosine-type recombinase/integrase — MTSLAPRLTDYLVDHLPRHRNASAHTVATYAHSFTLLVRFAAEQRRCRPIDLQIEDLGPDLILAFLDHIEAGRRNSISSRNARLAAVRSFFRYIEYRVPACLDQVLRIHALPRKRTETRLVDALTLDEVRALLATPDSHSYCGLRDRAMLHIAYACGLRASELLGLQITAFPAGSLATVRIHGKGRRERVLPLWRETQQALRGWLGARGATSEPTLFLSRLGEPLSRDGLALMVAKHARQAALTCPSLSSKRITPHVLRHSCAAHTLAATGDIRKVSLWLGHASLRSTEVYLRADPVEKLAILAAHSPPGVKPGRFRPPSDKLLAMLALAGST, encoded by the coding sequence ATGACCTCACTCGCTCCACGTCTCACAGACTATCTGGTCGATCATCTGCCCCGGCATCGCAACGCCAGCGCTCACACGGTTGCGACCTACGCCCATAGCTTCACCCTGCTGGTCCGGTTCGCAGCCGAGCAGCGACGATGCCGGCCGATTGACCTCCAGATCGAAGATCTCGGCCCCGATCTCATCCTGGCCTTCCTGGACCATATCGAGGCTGGGCGGCGTAACAGCATCTCGTCCCGCAATGCCCGTCTTGCCGCGGTGCGATCCTTCTTCCGGTATATCGAGTATAGGGTGCCAGCTTGCCTCGATCAGGTGCTGCGCATCCACGCATTGCCGCGCAAGCGAACCGAGACGCGGCTTGTCGACGCCCTGACGCTCGATGAGGTTCGAGCGCTGCTCGCTACGCCAGATAGCCATAGTTACTGCGGTTTGCGTGATCGGGCGATGTTGCACATTGCCTATGCATGCGGGCTGCGAGCTTCGGAGCTCCTGGGCCTACAAATAACTGCATTTCCCGCCGGGTCGCTCGCGACGGTCCGTATTCATGGAAAGGGGCGTCGCGAGCGCGTCTTGCCGCTCTGGCGCGAGACGCAGCAGGCGCTGCGAGGCTGGCTTGGCGCGCGCGGCGCCACCAGCGAACCAACTCTGTTCCTAAGCCGGCTCGGCGAACCGCTCAGCCGCGACGGACTCGCGTTGATGGTCGCAAAGCATGCGCGTCAGGCCGCTTTGACATGTCCATCTTTAAGCTCGAAGCGGATCACCCCGCATGTTCTGCGGCACAGTTGCGCCGCCCATACCTTGGCGGCAACCGGTGATATTCGGAAGGTGTCGCTATGGCTGGGGCATGCCTCGCTTCGAAGCACCGAAGTCTATTTGCGCGCCGATCCGGTCGAGAAGCTTGCCATCCTCGCCGCGCATTCACCGCCAGGCGTGAAGCCAGGTCGGTTTCGACCTCCGTCCGATAAGCTCCTCGCCATGCTCGCACTTGCCGGCAGCACCTAG
- a CDS encoding helix-turn-helix domain-containing protein yields the protein MLAVINRGRVVPGRKGGDRNIKKHRRSASFHGIVEYTPWIVARQSRPSRSMSSRENLARNLRSLRTSRGLSQEALAHAAGIDRTYVSALERRKYSISIDRLDRLAEHLGVEPHILLMKNMPADIG from the coding sequence ATGCTGGCGGTCATAAATCGTGGGAGAGTTGTCCCTGGGCGCAAGGGGGGCGATCGAAATATCAAAAAGCATCGCAGATCAGCGTCCTTCCACGGGATTGTAGAGTATACTCCGTGGATCGTTGCTCGACAATCGCGACCATCGCGTTCGATGTCGAGCCGCGAAAATCTGGCGCGAAACCTAAGATCGCTGAGGACTTCCCGTGGCTTGTCGCAGGAGGCATTGGCCCATGCCGCCGGCATTGACCGGACCTATGTAAGCGCTCTCGAACGCCGCAAATATAGCATCAGTATAGATCGGCTAGACCGGCTCGCCGAGCATCTCGGCGTCGAGCCACATATTCTTCTAATGAAGAATATGCCGGCAGATATTGGCTAG
- a CDS encoding lytic transglycosylase domain-containing protein: MAPLRMIACVAAPVVATEGVAAWRPWITEASLRFGVPTAWIERVMQAESRGRTRLDGRPIRSRAGAMGLMQLMPGTWAAMRERLGLGTDPDDPRDNILAGTFYLRLMYDRFGYPGLFAAYNVGPGRHAAHLATGSALPGETIAYLQTVGGVPPVASRTISETPRETLFAVQYPAPNQPESTAPVSSPASLFVVRHDGE, encoded by the coding sequence GTGGCGCCGCTGAGGATGATCGCCTGTGTGGCGGCGCCCGTCGTCGCCACCGAAGGTGTCGCAGCCTGGCGCCCCTGGATCACCGAGGCGTCGCTCCGCTTCGGCGTGCCGACCGCATGGATCGAGCGCGTCATGCAGGCCGAGAGCCGGGGTAGGACCAGGCTCGACGGCCGGCCGATACGCAGCCGGGCCGGTGCGATGGGCCTGATGCAACTGATGCCGGGCACCTGGGCGGCGATGCGGGAGAGGCTCGGTCTCGGCACCGATCCCGACGATCCGCGCGACAATATCCTCGCCGGCACCTTCTATCTGCGTCTGATGTACGACCGGTTCGGCTATCCCGGCCTGTTCGCCGCCTACAATGTCGGTCCCGGCCGGCACGCTGCGCATCTGGCGACCGGCAGCGCGCTTCCGGGCGAGACGATCGCCTATCTCCAGACCGTCGGCGGCGTGCCGCCCGTCGCGAGCAGAACGATTTCCGAAACGCCGCGCGAGACTCTGTTCGCCGTTCAATATCCGGCGCCGAACCAGCCTGAATCGACCGCTCCCGTATCGTCTCCGGCCTCGCTTTTCGTGGTGCGTCATGATGGGGAGTGA
- a CDS encoding tyrosine-type recombinase/integrase: MPSVSSFRYEPRRAAAPLSSSELVAEFVALHLASYNGHLRSQGYVAKVVARMLFDARHFAYWFGCNADWGRIDRAVIDRFACHDCSCPGAMSGRRSRSGIAVRRRHAIKFMAYLVREGAIAPIAGEPELDERLTAYSHWLATARGLSPAGIKQSLREVKRWYGNICGEAATCSPEALRSILLDQDPSRSKGAIDRTVCTLRSFVRFLIAQGECPPDRLAALSVAPKRAATQVPRYIDRATIEQIVAACDTSTRTGLRNRALLLLLARLGLRAGDLVAMQLDDIDWDQGTISVSGKSARSARLPLPQDAGEAILAYIEQARPTVTSNHLFLSLKAPYQPFAGPSIICWILGKAVERAGLIGLPTGSHVFRHSLASSMLREGSTLEAIGTILRHSKPDTTAIYAKVDLNMLGEVTQPWIGGASC, from the coding sequence ATGCCCAGCGTATCATCATTCCGCTACGAGCCGCGCCGTGCAGCCGCGCCGCTTTCGTCGAGTGAGCTTGTTGCAGAGTTCGTTGCACTGCACCTCGCGTCGTATAACGGTCACCTGAGGTCTCAAGGTTACGTCGCCAAGGTTGTCGCGCGCATGTTGTTCGACGCGCGGCATTTTGCATATTGGTTCGGCTGCAACGCCGATTGGGGCCGGATAGATCGGGCTGTCATCGACCGGTTCGCGTGCCACGACTGTTCATGTCCAGGCGCGATGAGCGGCCGCCGCAGCCGCAGCGGCATCGCAGTTCGTCGCCGCCACGCCATCAAGTTCATGGCGTATCTCGTCCGCGAGGGCGCCATAGCGCCCATCGCAGGTGAGCCGGAGCTGGACGAGCGCCTGACGGCATATAGTCATTGGCTCGCCACCGCCCGCGGGCTTTCGCCCGCTGGGATCAAGCAGAGCCTGAGGGAGGTGAAGCGGTGGTACGGCAACATCTGCGGCGAAGCCGCAACATGCTCGCCCGAAGCATTGCGTTCGATCCTGCTTGACCAGGATCCGAGCCGCTCGAAGGGTGCCATTGACCGAACGGTGTGCACATTGAGGTCGTTTGTCCGTTTCCTGATTGCTCAGGGCGAGTGTCCGCCTGATCGGCTCGCTGCACTTAGCGTAGCGCCCAAGCGGGCCGCCACGCAGGTTCCGCGCTATATCGATCGAGCGACCATTGAGCAGATTGTCGCAGCCTGCGACACATCCACGCGAACCGGCCTTCGCAACCGGGCGCTGCTGTTGTTGCTCGCTCGGCTTGGACTGCGCGCTGGCGATCTCGTGGCGATGCAGCTCGACGATATCGACTGGGATCAAGGCACGATCAGCGTATCCGGCAAGTCCGCTCGCTCTGCGCGGCTTCCGCTCCCCCAAGATGCCGGTGAGGCGATCCTCGCCTATATCGAACAGGCTCGACCAACGGTGACGAGCAACCATCTTTTTCTGAGTCTAAAGGCGCCATATCAGCCGTTCGCTGGCCCCAGCATCATCTGCTGGATTCTCGGGAAGGCGGTTGAACGTGCCGGTCTCATCGGCCTCCCGACCGGCTCGCATGTGTTCCGTCACTCGCTCGCATCGTCGATGCTGCGCGAAGGCTCCACCCTGGAGGCGATCGGCACGATCCTAAGGCATTCCAAGCCGGATACGACCGCGATCTACGCGAAGGTCGATCTCAACATGCTGGGGGAGGTGACGCAGCCCTGGATCGGAGGTGCGTCATGCTGA